The following are encoded in a window of Halosolutus halophilus genomic DNA:
- a CDS encoding lipid II:glycine glycyltransferase FemX, translated as MSVEIRIATDDDIERWNGYVDRSPQGTLCHEYEALQVQAEHADATLHPLIGFKGQEPVGLFPIFEIEKGFVTTAFSPPPHLRVPYLGPAFLNMGKLKQRKRDKRQERFVEGCFDWIESELAPRYAHLRTSTAFEDSRPFKWNGYDVTPEYTYAVDLSPDEDDLLMSFSSDARSNIRNADDDAYEIEVGGDEEIRLIVEQVRHRYESQGISFGVTEEFVLDLADRSATGAVRPYALRVDGEFVGGILALEYGDTIGRWLGGVRTDADVDLPTNDLLDWAVMSDALDRGLAAYDLIGADTPRINRYKAKFNPELRTYYSIEYGTWGMQTIASLYNSVK; from the coding sequence ATGAGCGTTGAAATTCGGATCGCGACGGACGACGACATAGAGCGATGGAACGGCTACGTCGATCGATCGCCCCAGGGAACGCTGTGTCACGAGTACGAGGCGCTCCAGGTGCAGGCCGAGCACGCCGACGCGACCCTGCATCCGCTGATCGGGTTCAAAGGACAGGAACCGGTCGGCCTCTTCCCGATTTTCGAAATCGAGAAAGGGTTCGTCACGACGGCGTTCTCGCCGCCGCCGCATCTCCGGGTGCCGTACCTCGGCCCCGCGTTCCTGAACATGGGGAAACTGAAACAGCGCAAGCGGGACAAGCGACAGGAACGGTTCGTGGAGGGCTGTTTCGACTGGATCGAGTCGGAACTCGCGCCGCGGTACGCGCACCTGCGGACCAGCACGGCGTTCGAGGATTCGCGTCCGTTCAAGTGGAACGGGTACGACGTAACCCCCGAGTACACGTACGCCGTCGATCTCTCACCTGACGAGGACGACCTCCTGATGTCGTTCAGTAGCGACGCCCGGAGCAACATCCGGAACGCCGACGATGACGCCTACGAGATCGAGGTCGGCGGCGACGAGGAGATCCGGCTCATCGTCGAACAGGTCCGCCACCGCTACGAATCCCAGGGGATCAGCTTCGGCGTCACCGAGGAATTCGTACTGGATCTGGCCGATCGATCCGCGACCGGAGCGGTGCGACCGTACGCGCTCCGGGTCGACGGCGAGTTCGTCGGCGGCATCCTGGCGCTGGAGTACGGTGACACGATCGGCCGGTGGCTCGGCGGCGTCCGCACCGACGCGGACGTCGACCTGCCGACCAACGACCTGCTCGACTGGGCGGTCATGAGCGACGCGCTCGATCGCGGACTGGCCGCCTACGACCTGATCGGTGCGGATACGCCCCGGATCAACCGGTACAAGGCGAAGTTTAACCCCGAACTGCGAACCTACTACAGCATCGAGTACGGGACGTGGGGGATGCAGACGATCGCGTCGCTGTACAACTCAGTCAAGTGA
- a CDS encoding DUF1616 domain-containing protein: MPEDRRPHENTDPDEQGRHRLEREDRLEYVEVVERTERPRLEYTLGVGTRRTERHAHGRGRNRSHSVLLYATGIPETPTNENAYL, from the coding sequence GTGCCAGAGGACCGCCGTCCGCACGAGAACACCGACCCGGACGAGCAGGGACGGCATCGGCTCGAGCGCGAAGATCGTCTCGAGTACGTCGAGGTGGTCGAACGGACCGAGCGACCGCGACTCGAGTACACGCTCGGCGTCGGCACGCGACGAACGGAACGTCACGCCCACGGCCGAGGACGGAACCGTTCGCATTCCGTGTTGCTGTACGCCACCGGCATCCCCGAGACCCCGACCAACGAGAACGCGTACCTCTAG
- a CDS encoding MFS transporter, with the protein MRRLRLKIALSVGFLSVAIAALVAHANPATGYEISIYSMTPDLVWAGLTVAFVVSLFVALASTTHRDRGLRSVALVLGGTVATVFVGLPIVRGYHFYGQHDALTHLGWARAISEGTITPFDLFYPGIHTVTVVINSALGISLSRSMLFVVLLASLVFFAFVPLCVGAIVPKRLAVVVATFSAFLLLPITTISMYMSAHAMSQAVLFSALFVYLFAKYVDAGRDVTTVSAVGILFALVSIAIVTYHPQLAAHLIVVLLGIAAVQYLARRVASADRIAGQTPVYGQTLFLIAVFVLWISNHGFVSDTIAYFFISVVEVVFGDGMGAGSSVTTQGASLQAIGGSLIEIFFKLFFPQLVFTLLAGLLGLGALVHWNRLESVRAETTYFVAGLSGLGCLFVVYFLTPGSKMYFRAFGLVMLFVTILGSISLFVILTELRRRSSSAVGRSGHALFTVGFSFLVILSLAAVFPSPYIYNASPHVSEGAISGYETAFTNQDEDVGIVGLRGTANRYDDAVNGNADRMRLHESASETAFDDELTTYYESDRYLILTSADYQREQRAYRGLRYAQEDLRSITTEPRVYRVQSNGEFEMYYINSENSTA; encoded by the coding sequence ATGAGACGACTTCGACTGAAGATCGCGCTCTCCGTCGGCTTTCTCTCGGTCGCAATCGCCGCGCTCGTGGCACACGCGAATCCAGCTACGGGGTACGAGATCTCGATCTACTCGATGACGCCCGACCTGGTCTGGGCGGGGTTGACCGTCGCGTTCGTCGTCTCGCTGTTCGTCGCGCTCGCCTCGACGACCCACCGAGATCGCGGATTGCGTTCCGTCGCACTCGTGCTGGGAGGCACGGTAGCGACCGTCTTCGTTGGCTTACCGATCGTCCGTGGCTATCACTTCTACGGGCAGCACGACGCGCTGACCCACCTTGGATGGGCTCGAGCGATCAGCGAGGGAACGATCACGCCGTTCGATCTATTCTACCCCGGGATCCACACGGTAACGGTCGTGATCAACTCCGCGCTCGGGATTTCGCTCTCGCGATCGATGCTGTTCGTCGTGTTGCTGGCTTCGCTCGTGTTCTTCGCGTTCGTGCCACTCTGTGTCGGCGCGATCGTTCCGAAACGACTGGCGGTCGTCGTCGCCACGTTCTCCGCGTTCCTGCTGTTGCCGATCACGACGATCTCAATGTACATGTCCGCCCACGCGATGTCACAGGCCGTGTTGTTCTCCGCGCTGTTCGTGTACCTGTTCGCGAAGTACGTCGACGCCGGTCGGGACGTGACGACGGTCTCCGCCGTCGGCATTTTGTTCGCCCTCGTGTCGATCGCGATCGTCACGTACCACCCACAGCTCGCCGCCCACCTGATCGTCGTCTTACTCGGGATCGCCGCCGTCCAGTACCTTGCTCGGCGCGTGGCGAGTGCCGATCGGATCGCCGGCCAGACGCCCGTGTACGGTCAGACGCTATTCCTGATCGCGGTCTTCGTGCTATGGATCTCGAACCACGGATTCGTTTCCGATACGATCGCCTACTTCTTCATTTCCGTCGTCGAGGTCGTCTTCGGAGACGGCATGGGCGCGGGGTCATCCGTCACCACGCAAGGTGCATCGCTCCAGGCGATCGGCGGCAGTCTGATCGAGATCTTCTTCAAGCTCTTCTTCCCGCAACTCGTGTTCACGCTGCTTGCCGGTCTGCTCGGTCTCGGCGCCCTCGTCCACTGGAACCGACTCGAGAGCGTTCGCGCCGAGACGACGTACTTCGTCGCTGGGCTGTCCGGTCTCGGCTGTCTGTTCGTCGTCTACTTCCTCACGCCGGGTTCGAAGATGTACTTCCGCGCGTTCGGGCTGGTGATGCTGTTCGTCACGATCCTCGGTTCGATTTCCCTCTTTGTGATTCTAACAGAACTTCGTCGGCGCAGTTCCAGCGCTGTGGGCCGATCCGGCCACGCGCTGTTCACTGTGGGCTTTAGTTTCCTAGTGATTCTGTCGCTTGCAGCCGTATTCCCCTCGCCGTATATCTATAACGCATCACCCCACGTCTCCGAAGGGGCGATTAGCGGGTATGAAACGGCTTTCACGAACCAAGACGAAGATGTCGGGATCGTCGGATTACGGGGCACTGCCAACCGGTACGACGATGCGGTAAATGGGAACGCAGACCGGATGCGGCTACACGAGAGCGCATCTGAAACAGCGTTCGACGATGAGCTCACTACATATTATGAATCGGATCGGTATCTTATACTCACATCTGCGGATTACCAACGAGAGCAGCGAGCCTATCGGGGACTTCGATACGCACAAGAAGATCTGCGTTCTATAACGACTGAGCCTAGAGTGTATCGTGTTCAATCAAATGGAGAATTTGAAATGTATTATATCAATTCAGAAAATTCCACCGCGTAA
- a CDS encoding oligosaccharide flippase family protein, translating into MAERERELSALLSSATLVMLGGIMSSAANLAERVVIGRLLSPAAYGEVSIGIALLMFILMIALAGCTQGVSRFIPRYEAVEDRRGVWVSGLLVTTTLSLILGVTMFLVAEPIAARLFETDEAVIFVRFLAVSLPFIVSFRIAVAGIRGYENTIYKTAIQSFLDPFLRTGLIALLLLSGIGIIAVGIAYFLAAILTSLVAHVLLNQIMNLRGRYRTHTGELLTFSMPLVVSTVIGIMLSRTDTLMLGYFRSSYEVGMYDAAYPIAAGLTVVLSAFGFLYLPIASRLDADGERDVVNDIYSTSTKWVYILTFPAFLLLVVFPQDVIMLIFGPSYTNASAVLPILAVGFFLSATAGRDRETLSAVGATTWIAVGNGTGIIANILLNIVLIPRYGYMGAGVASVISLFIVHTVICGILAAKYNITPLSPEAVRCYVFLPIVLLPLAFVLSPWISISIVTLFPFLVTAGIISLIVVGLVGGLEPDDAVVINLIEDKTGVSLPLVRRWIPNSDKEATDSFYAN; encoded by the coding sequence ATGGCAGAACGAGAACGCGAGCTATCGGCCTTGCTTTCGAGCGCCACTTTAGTGATGCTCGGCGGGATTATGAGTTCAGCGGCGAACCTGGCTGAACGAGTCGTAATCGGACGCTTGCTTTCACCCGCTGCTTACGGCGAGGTGAGTATCGGTATCGCGCTACTGATGTTTATTTTGATGATCGCTCTTGCCGGCTGCACGCAGGGCGTATCACGATTCATACCAAGGTACGAGGCTGTCGAAGATCGCCGTGGGGTCTGGGTGAGCGGATTACTCGTCACGACGACGTTGTCCCTGATTCTTGGAGTAACAATGTTTCTCGTCGCTGAACCAATCGCTGCTCGACTATTCGAGACTGACGAAGCGGTAATTTTCGTGCGGTTTCTTGCAGTCTCACTACCGTTTATCGTTAGCTTTCGGATTGCCGTTGCTGGTATCCGAGGATACGAGAACACGATCTACAAGACCGCTATTCAAAGCTTCTTGGATCCATTCCTTCGCACCGGCTTGATCGCGCTGTTATTACTTTCCGGAATCGGAATTATCGCAGTGGGAATCGCCTACTTTCTCGCTGCAATTCTGACGTCCCTCGTTGCACACGTACTCCTCAACCAAATCATGAACTTGCGCGGGAGATATCGGACGCACACAGGAGAACTTCTTACTTTCTCGATGCCGCTTGTCGTCTCGACCGTCATCGGCATCATGCTTTCTCGAACGGATACACTAATGCTTGGGTACTTCCGCAGTTCCTACGAAGTCGGCATGTACGATGCTGCTTATCCGATTGCTGCCGGACTGACCGTCGTTCTCTCTGCGTTCGGTTTTCTCTATCTTCCGATCGCCTCACGGCTCGATGCCGATGGTGAACGGGACGTGGTTAACGACATTTACTCGACGTCGACGAAGTGGGTATATATTCTTACGTTTCCTGCATTTCTTCTACTCGTGGTCTTCCCACAAGATGTGATCATGCTTATTTTTGGACCATCCTATACGAATGCATCCGCAGTTTTACCTATCCTCGCTGTTGGCTTCTTTCTGAGCGCGACCGCCGGTCGAGACCGTGAGACGTTGTCTGCGGTCGGTGCGACTACCTGGATTGCCGTTGGGAATGGTACGGGAATTATAGCCAATATACTGTTGAATATTGTCCTTATTCCACGATACGGATACATGGGTGCCGGTGTTGCTTCCGTTATATCACTGTTTATCGTTCACACAGTCATCTGCGGAATACTTGCAGCTAAGTACAATATCACGCCCCTCTCTCCGGAAGCAGTTCGCTGTTACGTATTCCTCCCAATCGTATTGCTCCCGCTCGCATTCGTTCTTTCGCCGTGGATTTCAATTTCCATCGTGACGCTGTTCCCGTTTCTCGTGACCGCTGGAATCATTTCTCTCATCGTCGTCGGACTTGTTGGTGGACTTGAACCCGACGACGCTGTCGTAATCAATCTCATAGAGGACAAAACAGGCGTATCCCTTCCACTGGTTCGCCGGTGGATACCGAATTCGGATAAGGAGGCGACCGATTCGTTCTATGCAAATTGA
- a CDS encoding sulfatase-like hydrolase/transferase, with product MTGDVPLGELNISSVDNVYLFIADAVRYDFVPERVASRGRLFKMAAAALCTPQSMSSIATGQYAPRHGVTWFNDSLNDSTTTLFDLDVTSGYNEVVWRGRAIQDVIKTRREPNLETVEEPFVVLEHDNGGHSPYVGFKHQSTAEMFSQISDERELRNLYRKTIDESTARFEERLRLLEERGLLKNTLVIYLADHGELLGEHGGFVGHGLPSTPEVAYVPAVFIHHSLPNDSADAFLQHVDLLPTIKSIVGDTGTRIDSDGESLLAEIDPNRPAYTQGIMRPQAKYRDTIVDPNYDAPSVWTKNGGYVFNNTNKLITTMTATYDALFSGYTGSFNSDKHISTRLLNSFRHYFSSEQMFGAPSISKTEARRMVDQIASISVETESRSLDEETKDHLEMLGYR from the coding sequence ATGACAGGTGATGTGCCCCTTGGCGAGTTGAACATTAGTTCGGTGGATAACGTCTATCTCTTCATAGCAGATGCAGTACGATATGATTTCGTCCCCGAACGGGTAGCGAGTCGTGGTCGACTATTCAAAATGGCCGCAGCCGCACTGTGTACGCCACAGTCGATGTCAAGCATCGCTACTGGCCAGTACGCGCCACGACACGGCGTAACGTGGTTTAACGACTCGCTCAATGATTCGACGACGACGCTTTTCGATCTCGACGTGACGTCAGGTTACAACGAGGTCGTCTGGAGGGGGCGAGCGATACAGGACGTAATCAAGACACGGAGAGAACCCAATCTTGAAACAGTCGAAGAGCCATTTGTTGTTCTCGAACACGATAACGGAGGTCATTCTCCATACGTCGGTTTTAAACACCAATCTACTGCAGAAATGTTTTCACAAATTTCAGATGAGAGAGAACTCCGGAATCTCTACCGGAAAACGATTGACGAGAGTACCGCTCGTTTCGAAGAGCGTCTTCGCCTCCTCGAGGAGCGTGGATTGCTAAAAAATACGCTCGTAATCTATCTCGCAGATCATGGTGAGCTGCTCGGGGAACATGGTGGCTTTGTTGGGCATGGACTACCGTCTACCCCCGAAGTCGCCTATGTTCCCGCAGTGTTCATTCACCATTCGCTACCAAATGACTCGGCAGATGCGTTTCTACAGCACGTTGATTTACTCCCGACGATAAAATCGATAGTTGGCGATACAGGCACCCGTATCGATTCCGATGGGGAGTCGCTTCTCGCTGAAATCGATCCGAATAGACCTGCGTACACGCAGGGAATTATGCGTCCACAGGCCAAATACCGTGATACGATCGTTGACCCGAATTACGATGCACCTAGCGTCTGGACGAAAAACGGTGGATACGTGTTTAACAACACAAACAAACTGATCACAACCATGACGGCTACGTATGATGCACTCTTCTCAGGATACACTGGTTCGTTCAACTCCGATAAACATATTTCCACGAGACTACTGAACTCCTTTAGACATTATTTTTCCTCGGAGCAGATGTTCGGCGCTCCATCAATTTCAAAAACGGAAGCTCGACGAATGGTCGATCAAATCGCGAGTATCTCGGTTGAAACGGAGAGTAGATCGCTCGACGAAGAGACGAAAGACCATTTAGAGATGCTCGGCTATCGGTAG
- a CDS encoding right-handed parallel beta-helix repeat-containing protein has protein sequence MVNRKPSDGDTDKNQLFDRRAYLKGIATSAVIPIAASSTAVGADSSDDYDEIIVSPNETYTKRLKDGETWGNVVIDITATGAKFRIYAMGDDWTVQNVGIRGIWDDPSKDEPFIASGNGQIENFYWADGTNWTARGGAATGIFVPAGHSGRIVMENLNLQDFGDNGVYAASPGNSNAHPAPGGGGKVIIRNSYVSHCTPTGFRLGTSGSYLENCVMYRNYRNYWAFYEHTDVIDCDLSNADGTGDISNRSGVGDIVLGDSSWEKSNRAEVTAKNSYWETEAAHGGASTSNIHGMPVDRTPRTKPSEVDGVPLSPEEAASGSATSSAPASDGPSESEDKTQENVLVFDGSNQGDDWEATDYRFAVEGGIEPSEHDGAAIDPELELDDGANSVDHTVANWKDAFTFDGDLLELEVDGPAIVYLNGEEIDPSEFGGKEDGSEESMPSHALVIDGTDASGLTSYSFSVSGEVVKANHRDASIDDGDVIDGQSVSGTVANWRDAYLFSGDITDFWLKGEADVTLEYEAQEQ, from the coding sequence ATGGTCAACAGAAAGCCAAGCGATGGCGATACAGATAAGAACCAATTGTTCGATCGCCGGGCCTACCTGAAAGGTATTGCGACAAGCGCCGTTATTCCAATTGCTGCTAGTTCGACTGCCGTCGGCGCGGACAGTAGCGATGATTACGACGAAATTATCGTTTCGCCTAATGAGACGTACACGAAGCGTCTCAAAGACGGTGAAACGTGGGGAAATGTAGTCATTGACATCACAGCAACCGGTGCGAAGTTTAGAATTTACGCGATGGGTGACGACTGGACAGTCCAAAACGTCGGCATCCGAGGGATCTGGGACGATCCTTCCAAGGACGAACCGTTCATAGCATCGGGCAACGGTCAGATCGAGAATTTCTACTGGGCTGACGGAACGAACTGGACTGCACGCGGCGGTGCCGCAACTGGCATCTTCGTCCCCGCTGGCCATTCCGGACGGATCGTGATGGAGAATCTGAACTTACAGGACTTCGGCGACAACGGGGTCTATGCGGCGAGTCCTGGAAATTCGAACGCTCACCCGGCGCCAGGCGGTGGTGGTAAGGTGATCATCCGCAATTCGTATGTTTCACACTGTACACCAACCGGATTTCGACTTGGTACCAGCGGTTCGTATCTCGAGAACTGTGTCATGTACCGGAATTACCGGAACTACTGGGCATTCTACGAACATACCGACGTTATTGACTGCGATCTAAGCAACGCCGATGGGACTGGAGACATTAGCAACCGTAGCGGTGTCGGCGATATCGTACTCGGGGATAGTTCATGGGAAAAGAGCAACCGGGCTGAGGTTACAGCGAAAAACTCCTACTGGGAAACCGAGGCTGCACATGGTGGTGCATCCACGAGTAACATCCATGGAATGCCTGTCGACCGAACACCTCGAACCAAACCGAGTGAAGTTGACGGCGTCCCGTTGTCGCCTGAAGAGGCTGCATCTGGATCAGCTACTTCATCAGCGCCGGCTTCGGATGGTCCGTCCGAGAGCGAAGATAAAACCCAGGAGAACGTTCTAGTATTTGACGGTAGCAACCAGGGCGATGACTGGGAAGCAACCGACTATCGATTCGCAGTGGAAGGAGGAATCGAACCGTCTGAACACGACGGTGCAGCGATCGACCCCGAACTCGAACTCGACGACGGTGCGAATAGCGTCGACCATACCGTTGCCAACTGGAAGGACGCATTCACGTTTGATGGCGACCTTCTCGAACTCGAGGTGGACGGCCCCGCAATCGTCTACCTGAACGGTGAAGAGATTGACCCGTCTGAGTTCGGTGGAAAAGAAGACGGAAGTGAAGAATCGATGCCATCTCACGCGCTGGTCATCGACGGAACCGACGCTTCCGGTCTGACGTCCTACTCGTTCTCGGTTAGCGGTGAGGTCGTCAAGGCCAACCACAGGGACGCGTCGATTGACGACGGCGACGTGATCGACGGCCAGTCGGTCAGTGGCACCGTTGCCAACTGGCGCGACGCGTACTTGTTCAGCGGCGACATTACGGACTTCTGGCTCAAAGGGGAAGCCGACGTCACCCTCGAGTACGAAGCACAAGAGCAATAG
- a CDS encoding glycosyltransferase family 61 protein, which translates to MGSFSDARLVGSPPLAVTGSKYVADASVSPNVQTLNVIRSLRESPKRIVAGNGRRDDIEEAVLLHNSWDDGYFHWVAETLTRLEGVEQYTNETGRTPKLIVGPSLNSFQRETLELLGYDDDLVHWDAAYCEVERLVVPSMRREINPPEPSPFSYQWLRESLRDRALRAVDTSRFSNRVYISRDDATSRRVLNEQAVLERLDVYGFERYELSSMSVLETIALFAQADCVVTPHGAGLTDLIYTDGVSVVELMPIDRVNGIYYMLTKHVGGWYGYVGCETKDTDLAVDLGRLDTIVQSALAREAIGQLA; encoded by the coding sequence GTGGGCAGTTTCAGCGACGCGCGTCTCGTCGGGTCGCCGCCGCTCGCGGTGACGGGGTCGAAGTACGTTGCCGACGCGTCCGTCAGTCCGAACGTCCAAACGCTCAACGTGATACGGTCGCTTCGGGAATCACCCAAGCGAATCGTCGCGGGAAACGGGCGCCGAGACGACATCGAGGAAGCGGTGTTACTACACAACAGTTGGGACGACGGCTACTTTCACTGGGTCGCCGAGACGCTTACTCGGCTGGAGGGCGTCGAACAGTACACGAACGAAACGGGTCGAACGCCGAAGCTGATCGTCGGCCCCTCGCTCAACTCCTTCCAGCGGGAAACACTCGAACTACTCGGCTACGACGACGATCTGGTTCACTGGGACGCCGCGTACTGCGAGGTCGAGCGACTCGTGGTGCCGTCGATGCGACGGGAAATCAACCCACCCGAGCCGTCCCCGTTTTCGTACCAGTGGCTTCGCGAGTCCCTCCGCGACCGGGCGCTTCGCGCGGTCGACACGAGCCGGTTTTCGAATCGCGTGTACATCAGCCGGGACGACGCGACGAGTCGACGGGTCCTGAACGAACAGGCGGTGCTCGAGCGCCTCGACGTGTACGGCTTCGAACGATACGAACTCTCGTCGATGTCGGTCCTCGAAACGATCGCGCTGTTCGCGCAGGCGGACTGCGTCGTCACGCCACACGGTGCCGGACTGACCGATCTCATCTACACTGACGGTGTATCCGTGGTCGAACTGATGCCGATCGATCGAGTCAACGGGATCTACTACATGCTCACGAAGCACGTCGGCGGGTGGTACGGATACGTCGGCTGCGAAACGAAAGATACCGATCTCGCGGTCGACCTTGGCCGACTCGACACTATTGTCCAATCTGCACTAGCACGAGAGGCGATTGGACAGCTGGCGTAG
- a CDS encoding NDP-sugar synthase: MNAIVLAGGYATRLWPVTKHRPKMLLPIGDTTVIDRTFTELEADDRISDVFVSTNRRFADEFEAYIESSRYEKLTLTVEETTGEDEKLGVVGALAQLVDREGIDEDTIVVAGDNLLSFDVGEFVDFFQSAGGPTIAAYDVGSVDRATSYGVIELDGTVLTEFQEKPDDPSSTLVSIACYGFPAETLSELRTYLERGHNPDEPGWFVRWLHDRTDVHAFTFEGAWFDIGTPGSYLDALAWYLDGRTHVAESATVERSTLGENVQIMAGAEIVDANLRNSVVFPETTIRDCEIRSSIVDRENTLVGLDLQDALIGAHTRILTGGER; this comes from the coding sequence ATGAACGCGATCGTCCTGGCGGGCGGATACGCGACCCGATTGTGGCCAGTCACGAAGCACCGACCGAAAATGTTGCTCCCGATCGGGGACACGACCGTGATTGATCGGACTTTCACGGAGCTCGAGGCCGACGACAGGATTTCGGACGTGTTCGTGAGCACGAACCGGCGGTTCGCGGACGAATTCGAGGCGTACATCGAGTCGAGTCGGTACGAGAAACTCACGCTCACCGTCGAGGAGACGACTGGCGAGGACGAGAAACTCGGCGTCGTCGGTGCGCTGGCACAGCTCGTCGATCGCGAGGGCATCGACGAGGACACGATCGTCGTCGCCGGAGACAACCTGCTCAGCTTCGACGTCGGTGAGTTCGTCGATTTCTTCCAGTCGGCCGGTGGACCGACGATCGCGGCGTACGACGTGGGCAGCGTCGATCGAGCGACGTCCTACGGCGTCATCGAACTCGACGGGACCGTTCTCACAGAGTTCCAGGAAAAACCGGACGATCCGTCGAGCACGTTGGTCTCGATCGCCTGTTACGGGTTCCCCGCGGAGACCCTCTCCGAGCTCCGGACGTACCTCGAGCGAGGACACAATCCCGACGAGCCGGGCTGGTTCGTCAGATGGCTCCACGACCGGACCGACGTCCACGCGTTCACGTTCGAAGGGGCGTGGTTCGACATCGGCACGCCGGGGAGCTATCTGGACGCCCTCGCCTGGTACCTCGACGGGCGGACGCACGTCGCGGAAAGCGCGACTGTCGAACGGTCGACGCTCGGGGAGAACGTCCAGATCATGGCGGGGGCCGAGATCGTCGACGCGAACCTTCGCAACTCGGTCGTCTTCCCGGAGACGACGATCCGCGACTGTGAGATCCGGTCGTCGATCGTCGACCGCGAGAACACGCTCGTGGGGCTGGACCTCCAGGATGCGCTCATCGGCGCTCACACGCGGATCCTCACGGGAGGGGAGAGGTGA